A genomic stretch from Vulpes lagopus strain Blue_001 chromosome 11, ASM1834538v1, whole genome shotgun sequence includes:
- the LOC121471731 gene encoding T-cell surface glycoprotein CD1b-like: MRLLLLLLWPAALCPGGGGEAEPADLQGPTSYRVIQISSFANSSWAQNQGSGWLGDMQIHGWDADAGRAVFLKPWSKGNFSDEEMVELEEIIQVYLSGFILEVQDHAPEFQMQYPFEIQGIAGCQLHPDGGTVSFLRGALGGLDFLSLKNHSCVPAPEGGSRAQRICELILQYEGIRDIAEKLLFETCPRFLLGLLDAGKAELRRPVRPEAWLSAGPSPGPGRLQLVCHVSGFYPKPVWVTWMRGEQEQQGTRQGDVLPHADGTWYLRATLDVAAREAAGLSCRVKHSSLGGQDMVLHWGNSISIGLISLAIILPILIFLIGLLFWLWRRWSYQSIS; the protein is encoded by the exons ATGcggctcctgctgctgctgctttggcCCGCGGCTCTGTGCCCGGGGGGAGGCGGTGAGGCAG AGCCCGCAGACCTTCAGGGGCCTACCTCGTACCGTGTCATCCAGATCTCGTCCTTCGCCAACAGCAGCTGGGCACAGAACCAGGGCTCGGGGTGGCTGGGCGACATGCAGATCCACGGCTGGGATGCTGACGCTGGCAGGGCGGTTTTCCTGAAGCCCTGGTCCAAGGGCAACTTCAGTGACGAGGAGATGGTCGAGCTGGAGGAGATCATCCAGGTCTACCTGAGCGGGTTCATCCTGGAAGTGCAGGACCACGCCCCGGAGTTCCAGATGCAAT ACCCCTTTGAGATCCAGGGCATAGCAGGCTGTCAGCTGCACCCCGACGGGGGCACGGTGAGCTTCTTGCGGGGAGCCTTAGGGGGCCTGGACTTCCTGAGCCTCAAGAATCACTCCTGTGTGCCCGCCCCAGAGGGTGGCAGCAGGGCGCAGCGCATCTGTGAGCTCATCCTTCAGTATGAAGGCATCCGGGATATCGCGGAGAAGCTCCTCTTTGAAACCTGCCCTCGGTTTCTCCTGGGCCTCCTCGATGCCGGGAAGGCAGAGCTGAGGAGGCCAG tGCGACCCGAGGCCTGGCTGTCCGCTggccccagccccgggcctggcCGGCTGCAGCTGGTGTGCCACGTCTCCGGCTTCTACCCCAAGCCTGTGTGGGTGACGTGGATGCGGGGcgagcaggagcagcagggcaCCCGGCAAGGCGACGTCCTCCCCCATGCTGACGGCACGTGGTATCTCCGAGCGACCCTGGATGTGGCAGCCCGGGAGGCGGCCGGCCTGTCCTGCAGGGTGAAGCACAGCAGTCTAGGGGGACAGGACATGGTCCTCCactggg GAAACTCCATCTCCATCGGCTTGATATCTTTGGCAATAATACTGCCCATCTTGATCTTTCTGATAGGTCTTCTGTTTTGGCTTTGGAGGCGCtg GTCCTATCAGAGTATCTCATGA